In Longimicrobium sp., the genomic stretch AAGAAGCGCAAAAAGACGCGCCCGCCCCGCGGCGCCGCCGAGGCGAGGCTGCGCGCCAAGAAGCAGCGCTCGCAGGTGAAGAAGATGAGGTCGGGGCCGATCGAGGAGTGAGGAAGGGGAAGTGCGTTAGTGCGTTAGTGCGTTTTCGAGCGACGGATTGGTTCGCTCCTGGAGGCGGGCTGCGGCGCACGGCCGGGCACGGGCAGCCACGCGGGGCTGCCCCTACGGGATCTGTGCCGAACGCGAACGTCCCGAAACGCCGAGGACGGGCGCGATGATCGCGCCCCTACCTTCCTGGCCCGGCCGGGATCTCGCCCGCGAGTCCGCGCGGGCGGACTTTGTGCTGTTGTTGCCGCGAGTTTACTCGCCCAGGTTCCCCCACCCCTCACCCCGTCCCCCACTCGCACGCGTCGGCGCCCTGGGACTGGCAGTGGAGGTGGGCGACGTCGTGGTCCTTGCCGGTGTACTCGCGCAGGAGCTCGGAGAGGGCGCCGGCGTAGAAGGCGCAGGCGGCGCCGCCGGGGTCCGCGCGAAAGGTCATGGGACTCACCATGCGCACCGTGGGGGGCTTGCCGCGCACCTCCAGCCACGCCGTGCCCTGCATCTGCCGGAAGAGGCGCCGGGCGGCGTTGCGGGCGCTGCGCAGGGCCAGGGCGGGGGGAAGGAGGCGCACCAGGCGGCGGGCGGCCCTGGAGCGCTCCTGCCAGAATCGGCGCGCCACCCGCCGCCCCGCCTCCTGGAAGATCGCGTCGGCGTCGTGGCGCTTGATCACCAGGCGGATCAGGTCCTCCACCGTGGCGGCGGACTGCAGGCGCTTGCGGCGCACCTCCTCGCGGAAGCGGTGGATCTGCACGTAGACCACGTCGCTCAAGCCCAGGCGGCGCGGCATGCTGGCCGTAAGGTCCTCCCCTTCCAGCACCTCCTCCGGACGGTCCATGTCGCGGAGGGTCTCCAGCAGGAGCAGCGGAAAGAGGGGGGTCACGCTGGGCGTGCTCTCGGTGGCCCCGCGGATGGCTTGCGTCTTGGGCATCGTGCGCGTGGAAGTGTGGTCCGGCGAACCGCGGCGCCAATCTCGCCCGTGCGCGGGGTCGCTGGCAACCCTCGCGCCGCGGCGGGGCGGGCCTGCCTCTTGCAAACCCGCGCGGCCGAAAGCGCGGCCCGCAACGCCGCGCACCTTCTCCATTCCCGCGAGCGACCGGAGGGCGGCGTGGCCGATCCCAACCAGAACCCCACCTGCGTCTTCTGCCGCATCATCGGCGGCGACGAGACGGTGAGCATCATCCACGAGGACGAAGAGGTGATCGCCTTTCTGGACGTGCAGCCGCTGCACCGGGGGCACGTGCTGGTGGTGCCCAAGGCGCACTACAAGAACCTCTTCTACGTGCCGGAGGAGCTGGCGACGCGCACCTTCGCGGTGGCGAAGCGCATCCTTCCTGGGCTGCGGCGCGCCACGGGGTGCCGCGCGGTCAACCTCTTCTCCCCCAACGGGGCTGATGGCGGGCAGGACGTCTTCCACTTCCACCTGCACCTGATCCCGGTGCCGCACGGGGCGCCCTTCCCCCTTCAGCTTCCCAACCCGGACGCCGAGATCCCGTCGCGCTCGGAGCTGGACGTGATGGCGACGCACATCAGCCGCTCCATCCACGACGAGAGCGACGCCGAAGCCGCCATGCCCGCCGAGCCGACGCTCCCGGTGGAGGCCGGCCTGCCGCGGTAAACCGCACCGCTGTCGCAGGATTGCGCGGCGCGGAAGGCGGGCGTATGCTCCCGGCGCTCCTCCTGACGCCACGCTACCACCGCGTACCATGAAGCGCTTCGCCGCGTACGACCCGCCCGAGTATCAGAACTGGCAGCCGGACCCCGACACGATGCGCGACTTCCGCGCGCGCATCGATGCGGACCCGGAGCGCGGCGCCGTCGTGCGTGCGCTGGCGGAAGACGATCTCCTCGCCATGTACGCCGGCCTGCTGCGCAACCGCCTGCACGAGATCGCGCTCAAGCGGTGGGTCAAGAGCGGGGTGATCTCCAAGGCGTGGCTCGGCGTGGGCGAGGAGGCGGCCACCATCGGGCCGGTGCACGCGCTGCGCAGGTCCGGGCCGGGGCGCGACGTGGTGGCGCCCATGATCCGCAACTGCGGCGCCTGCCACGAGTTCGGGATGCCCGTGGCCGACATCTTCCGCACCTACCTGGGCGCGGGCGACGCCCCCGCTGGCGGGCGCGACCTGCACGTGGGCGACCTGGAGTACGGAGTCCTCGCCCCCATTTCGCACGTGGGCGACGTGGTGCCGGTGATCGCGGGGGTGGCGCTCTCCTTCCAGATCCGCGGCGAGGACCGCGTGGGGCTCACCTGGATCGGCG encodes the following:
- a CDS encoding V4R domain-containing protein produces the protein MPKTQAIRGATESTPSVTPLFPLLLLETLRDMDRPEEVLEGEDLTASMPRRLGLSDVVYVQIHRFREEVRRKRLQSAATVEDLIRLVIKRHDADAIFQEAGRRVARRFWQERSRAARRLVRLLPPALALRSARNAARRLFRQMQGTAWLEVRGKPPTVRMVSPMTFRADPGGAACAFYAGALSELLREYTGKDHDVAHLHCQSQGADACEWGTG
- a CDS encoding HIT domain-containing protein, whose protein sequence is MADPNQNPTCVFCRIIGGDETVSIIHEDEEVIAFLDVQPLHRGHVLVVPKAHYKNLFYVPEELATRTFAVAKRILPGLRRATGCRAVNLFSPNGADGGQDVFHFHLHLIPVPHGAPFPLQLPNPDAEIPSRSELDVMATHISRSIHDESDAEAAMPAEPTLPVEAGLPR